DNA from Polyangiaceae bacterium:
TGGCAAGAGCCGAGCTGGTGACGACTCGAAACGCCAAGCGCCGCTCACCCACTTCCCGACGCATGGCGCTCAGCAAGCTGTGAGGCTGCTCTTCATCCTCGCTGCGGAACAGCGGCCCCGACTCCTCGCCTGCAGGCTCCTGAGCCCAAGTGCAGGCCAGCTGTCGCGCCTGCGGCAGGCAGGAATCTGCCGCTCCTCGGTAGCGAGCACGAGAGTGCGCCCTCACCTGCTCGGTCCCGACGTTTGCCACGATCTGCGCTTCGTGGTGTAGCTCCAGGGCTCGCCCAGCATAAAGCGAGCCCCATCCGCCTCCACGAGCCGACGCATCGGCCAACGAGCCCAAACCTGCTGCCAACTCGGCCGCGTGGGGGCTTCGGACGTAGTGAAACCGCGGGACGAGAACGTCTCCGCGCAGCAGCCCCTGCAGCAGTCGCTCGCGTTCCTCCACGAAGTTCAGAGGCCGACAGCGTTCCAGGAGCGCAATGCTGCGCTCGGCGTTCGACAGCAGCGATTCGAAGCTGCGGCGACGCATCAGAGCTTGTTTGCCGCGATGTTCGCCAGCTCGCTGCGCTCACCTTTGGAGAGCAACATGTGGCCAATCAGCGGCTCGCCCCGCAGGCGATCCACCGCAACCGAAAGGCCGTTGGTGGCGCTGTCCACGTAGGGGTTGTCGATCTGAAAGGGATCGCCAGTCAGCACTATTTTGGTACCCTCACCACAACGCGTGACCACGGTCTTCACTTCGTGCGGAGTCAGGTTCTGGGCTTCGTCCACGATGACGTACTGCTGGGGAAGGCTTCGGCCGCGAATGTACGTCAAGGGTTCGACCTGCACCTGTCCGCTCTCGAACAGCTCGTCGAACCCGCGGATGCCACGCCGTTTGCCCCCGCCGGCCACCAACAAGAACTGCAGGTTGTCGAAGATGGGCTGCATCCAGGGATTCAGCTTCTCCTCCACGTCGCCGGGCAAGAAGCCCAGATCGCGCCCCATGGGCATCACGGGCCGGCTCACCAAGAGCCGGGCATAGGAACCGTCCTCGGCGGCGCGCTTCAGCCCTGCTGCGAGGGCTAGCAACGTCTTGCCCGTGCCCGCCTTACCGACCACCGTGACCAGTCGCACGGAATCATCCAACAGCATGTCCAACGCGAAGCTCTGCTCTTTGTTGCGGGGGCGAATCCCCATCACGCCTTCTCGAGGGGTTCGAAGCGCGCGGACTTCACGCTTTTCGGCGTGAAAGCGCCCC
Protein-coding regions in this window:
- a CDS encoding PhoH family protein: MKKNYVLDTNILLHDPYAIFKFEDNDLILPIYVIEEVDQFKRDNAERGRNARTVSRLLDALREKGGGLSEKVRIGEGGSLRVYVPDRRPELSIALVPNSGDHAIMQCALDLRDAEPEKPTIFVTMDVNLRIRADALGLRTEAYENQSVDVDHLDTGVVELSVKASELDAFFDSGVLPREDESLYANACIVLRDDSARARTGLGRFHAEKREVRALRTPREGVMGIRPRNKEQSFALDMLLDDSVRLVTVVGKAGTGKTLLALAAGLKRAAEDGSYARLLVSRPVMPMGRDLGFLPGDVEEKLNPWMQPIFDNLQFLLVAGGGKRRGIRGFDELFESGQVQVEPLTYIRGRSLPQQYVIVDEAQNLTPHEVKTVVTRCGEGTKIVLTGDPFQIDNPYVDSATNGLSVAVDRLRGEPLIGHMLLSKGERSELANIAANKL